The following are from one region of the Verrucomicrobiota bacterium genome:
- a CDS encoding ATP-dependent Clp protease proteolytic subunit, protein MGQPHPSYRANDSRAVFVTGTINQELIDRLTPQIRSLRSQGNQPITVYIDSPGGSTRLGGVLAGLLRCPGQDGQAPRIITVVTGSAHSAAADLLAAGDYAIAYPEAQVHYHGTRQYLEEGITLEAAQTIADDLQAANEFFAIRLAERSVERFMFLFLCQRASFQKARTELSLPNAPEVDVFGAILRRQLSFHLRRLPQQALEDYKGASDLSGFIWERLNAKDRDWGEVETDILRFILDYELAKNRGRYWTLTRGGLAKAVGDFVMFNDFNFGPHRQFLEKFVAKRWQLYLTEAEKQELEAEFAKEGRAKLLEHMETRMESLWHFVYSLCKRLQQSENSLSATDAYWLGIVDEVLGTQLPCVRELVENAPPAESAKGENP, encoded by the coding sequence ATGGGCCAACCACATCCGAGCTATCGCGCCAATGATTCTCGCGCGGTTTTCGTAACCGGGACGATCAACCAGGAGTTGATCGACAGGCTGACGCCGCAAATTCGCTCTCTTCGATCACAGGGCAATCAGCCCATAACTGTCTATATTGATAGTCCAGGTGGGAGCACGCGATTGGGCGGTGTGCTCGCAGGTCTGCTGCGGTGTCCGGGACAAGACGGCCAAGCCCCTCGAATCATCACCGTCGTCACCGGCAGCGCTCACAGTGCCGCTGCTGATCTCCTGGCAGCAGGCGACTACGCCATCGCCTACCCGGAGGCTCAAGTGCATTACCACGGGACTCGACAGTATTTGGAGGAGGGAATCACTCTCGAAGCAGCGCAGACGATTGCGGATGACCTTCAAGCCGCGAATGAGTTCTTTGCCATCCGACTCGCGGAACGAAGCGTAGAGCGGTTCATGTTCTTGTTCCTCTGTCAACGAGCCTCCTTTCAAAAAGCTCGGACAGAACTCAGTCTGCCAAACGCACCGGAGGTCGATGTGTTCGGCGCTATCTTGCGGAGGCAACTTTCATTTCACCTGCGAAGGTTGCCACAGCAAGCGCTAGAAGACTACAAAGGGGCGTCTGATCTGAGCGGTTTTATCTGGGAGCGGCTCAATGCCAAGGATCGTGACTGGGGCGAAGTTGAAACGGATATCTTGCGCTTCATTCTTGATTACGAACTGGCCAAAAATAGAGGTCGCTACTGGACTTTGACTCGTGGCGGTCTTGCCAAGGCGGTCGGCGACTTTGTGATGTTCAACGACTTCAATTTCGGCCCGCATCGTCAGTTCCTGGAGAAATTTGTCGCGAAGCGATGGCAGCTATATCTGACCGAAGCAGAAAAGCAGGAGTTGGAGGCAGAATTCGCGAAAGAGGGGAGAGCGAAATTGCTCGAGCACATGGAAACGCGGATGGAATCGCTGTGGCATTTCGTGTATTCGCTGTGCAAACGACTTCAACAAAGCGAGAATTCTCTTTCGGCAACGGACGCCTATTGGCTTGGGATCGTTGACGAGGTTTTGGGAACACAACTCCCCTGTGTGCGCGAGTTGGTCGAAAACGCACCGCCTGCCGAATCTGCGAAGGGTGAAAATCCTTGA
- a CDS encoding DUF2784 domain-containing protein produces MTSPQRFYLVLADLVLVVHAAFVAFVIIGLLLIWIGWLRHWVFVRNFWFRVTHLVAIGVVVAESVAGFVCPLTTWEDRWRLLAGGEERYQGSFIQHWLHRVMFFDLSENVFTIIYLAFFLAVALGLWLVPPRWPRRIRIR; encoded by the coding sequence ATGACAAGCCCCCAGCGGTTTTATCTCGTGCTGGCCGATTTGGTGTTGGTTGTTCATGCCGCCTTTGTTGCTTTCGTCATCATTGGGCTGCTGCTGATTTGGATCGGCTGGCTGCGTCACTGGGTCTTCGTGCGGAACTTTTGGTTTCGTGTGACGCACCTTGTGGCCATCGGTGTGGTGGTTGCCGAGTCAGTCGCGGGCTTTGTCTGTCCTCTGACTACGTGGGAAGATCGGTGGCGATTGCTAGCCGGAGGTGAAGAGCGTTACCAAGGGTCATTCATCCAGCACTGGCTGCACCGGGTGATGTTCTTCGATCTCAGCGAGAACGTCTTTACGATCATCTATCTCGCTTTTTTCCTGGCCGTGGCGCTTGGCCTCTGGCTGGTGCCGCCGCGCTGGCCGAGGCGTATCCGGATACGATGA
- a CDS encoding protein-L-isoaspartate(D-aspartate) O-methyltransferase, with translation MSTVRFCKNALVWALFLFQWHWVSTELRADDVLFDADRRRMVAEQLAGPGRGLTNARVLSVMGKVPRHEFVPASLRTQAYDDRPLPIGHGQTISQPFIVAFMTEKLEPKATDKILEIGTGSGYQAAVLAELVAKVYTIEIVEPLALRAEADLKRLGYTNVLVRAGDGYKGWPEAAPFDAIIVTCAPDHVPQPLVDQLKEGGRMIIPVGPLGDQELFVLQKKAGKVEQRAVLPVRFVPMTGRKGADTKQ, from the coding sequence ATGAGCACAGTCAGGTTCTGCAAAAATGCTCTTGTGTGGGCGCTTTTCCTCTTCCAGTGGCACTGGGTTAGCACCGAGTTGCGCGCCGACGATGTGCTGTTTGACGCCGACCGGCGACGCATGGTGGCGGAGCAACTTGCGGGTCCGGGTCGCGGCCTTACGAACGCACGGGTGCTGTCGGTCATGGGCAAGGTGCCACGGCATGAATTCGTGCCGGCGAGTCTGCGCACTCAGGCTTACGACGACCGTCCACTCCCCATCGGCCACGGGCAAACCATTTCGCAGCCCTTCATCGTCGCGTTCATGACGGAAAAGCTTGAACCGAAAGCCACCGACAAGATCCTGGAGATCGGCACCGGGTCCGGCTATCAGGCGGCCGTTCTCGCTGAATTGGTCGCCAAGGTCTATACGATTGAGATCGTCGAACCGCTGGCTCTTCGGGCGGAAGCCGACCTGAAACGTCTCGGCTACACCAACGTCCTGGTCAGGGCGGGCGACGGTTACAAAGGCTGGCCCGAAGCCGCACCGTTCGATGCGATCATCGTCACGTGCGCGCCCGATCATGTCCCGCAACCGTTGGTGGACCAACTCAAGGAAGGCGGACGGATGATCATTCCGGTCGGACCACTGGGCGACCAAGAGCTTTTTGTTCTGCAAAAGAAAGCAGGCAAGGTCGAGCAGCGCGCGGTTCTGCCGGTCCGGTTCGTACCCATGACGGGACGGAAGGGAGCAGACACAAAGCAGTGA
- a CDS encoding amino acid permease codes for MRPVNPQRQLGLVSATALVVANMIGTGVFTTSGFLLAELRSPWLVLAAWAVGGVIATLGALSYGALARRIPESGGEYLFLSRTLHPAAGYLAGWVSLLVGFSAPLAAAAFAFGEYSKSWLTAWSPRMSGTLLVITFSLLHAAHVRRGAWVQNVAVIFKVVLIVVFAGFAFSKLPLPVDMAVDAFPLSAFGVSLVWISFSYSGWNAAIYIGSEVRDPERNLPRALLLGTGLVTFLYLALNTVFVFAAPPAALAGKLDIGRVAAEHLGGPALANVVAALVALTLVSSTSSMIMAGPRVYARMAADGYLPCWLKTREGPPRAAIFFQGFLALLLLWTTAFEGLLTYIGFTLGLSTAATVLGLVRLRRREGKQLRVPGWPWVPTLFLISVSGTTVFSISRRPMESLLGMATIGVGWLAWRWSQRRK; via the coding sequence ATGCGACCCGTGAACCCGCAACGCCAACTCGGTCTGGTGAGCGCAACGGCGCTGGTCGTCGCCAATATGATCGGCACCGGCGTGTTCACGACCAGTGGATTTCTGCTGGCCGAATTGCGTTCGCCCTGGCTCGTGCTGGCAGCGTGGGCAGTGGGCGGCGTGATCGCCACGCTCGGCGCGCTCAGCTACGGAGCACTGGCTCGTCGCATCCCGGAGTCGGGCGGCGAATATCTTTTCCTTTCACGAACGCTGCATCCTGCCGCCGGTTATCTCGCAGGCTGGGTTTCGTTGTTGGTCGGGTTCTCGGCGCCATTGGCCGCCGCCGCTTTCGCGTTCGGAGAATACTCGAAGAGTTGGCTAACCGCCTGGTCTCCACGTATGAGCGGCACTCTGTTGGTCATCACCTTTTCCCTGTTGCACGCAGCGCACGTCCGACGCGGTGCGTGGGTGCAAAACGTCGCCGTTATTTTCAAGGTCGTTCTGATAGTGGTGTTCGCTGGGTTCGCTTTTTCGAAACTGCCGCTGCCCGTGGACATGGCCGTTGATGCGTTTCCGCTGTCCGCGTTTGGCGTATCGCTGGTGTGGATTTCTTTCAGCTACTCGGGCTGGAATGCGGCGATTTACATTGGGAGCGAGGTGCGCGATCCGGAGCGCAACCTGCCGCGCGCGTTGCTGCTGGGGACGGGATTGGTCACGTTCCTCTATCTCGCGCTCAACACCGTGTTCGTTTTCGCCGCGCCACCCGCAGCGCTGGCGGGCAAACTGGACATTGGCCGTGTCGCCGCCGAACACCTCGGCGGCCCGGCTTTGGCAAACGTCGTCGCCGCGCTCGTGGCGTTGACCTTGGTAAGCTCGACCTCATCGATGATCATGGCCGGCCCGCGGGTCTATGCGCGGATGGCGGCGGACGGCTATTTGCCATGTTGGTTGAAAACTCGAGAAGGCCCACCGCGCGCGGCAATTTTCTTCCAAGGTTTCCTCGCGCTCCTTCTACTCTGGACAACCGCATTCGAGGGCCTGCTCACTTACATCGGCTTCACACTCGGCTTGAGCACGGCGGCGACCGTGCTGGGGCTGGTGCGGCTGCGCCGGCGTGAAGGCAAACAATTGCGCGTGCCGGGCTGGCCGTGGGTGCCGACACTATTTCTGATCAGCGTATCGGGAACCACTGTGTTCAGCATCAGCCGTCGCCCGATGGAAAGTCTTCTCGGCATGGCGACCATTGGAGTTGGCTGGTTGGCCTGGCGATGGAGCCAAAGAAGGAAGTGA
- a CDS encoding site-specific DNA-methyltransferase, whose amino-acid sequence MKQPNRYTIYRVNAFEWLKKRRAKTVHAIVTDPPYAIIEYSKEELRKRKNGKGGIWRLPPNYDGHQRSPMPRFTVLTENQIAEVKKFHGQLAPLLFKVLVPGGHVILATQNLLLHLVIAEFLEAGFELRGQVARIVKTLRGGDRPKGAHRKYSQLSVVPRSSWEPWLVFRKPCEGRVRDNLLKWKAGALRRPSKDAPFRDLIQSGVAPRVERDIACHPSLKPQAFIRQIVRAVLPFETGVILDPFMGSGSAIAAAEQQGLRSVGLEMSPEYFAMAQRAIPQLAKIRVQNHRNGN is encoded by the coding sequence ATGAAGCAGCCGAACCGCTATACAATCTACCGTGTCAATGCGTTCGAGTGGTTGAAGAAGCGGCGAGCGAAGACAGTGCATGCAATTGTCACCGACCCCCCTTACGCGATCATCGAGTATTCCAAGGAGGAACTTCGCAAGAGAAAGAATGGCAAGGGCGGAATCTGGAGGCTGCCGCCTAACTATGATGGGCATCAGCGAAGTCCTATGCCGCGTTTTACTGTCTTGACCGAAAACCAAATCGCGGAGGTAAAAAAATTCCACGGGCAACTAGCTCCGCTACTTTTCAAGGTTCTTGTTCCCGGGGGACACGTCATTCTCGCGACCCAAAATCTTTTGCTCCACTTGGTCATCGCAGAATTCTTGGAAGCCGGATTTGAGTTGCGCGGCCAAGTTGCCAGGATAGTGAAAACTTTACGAGGAGGTGATCGCCCAAAGGGAGCGCACAGAAAATACAGCCAGCTTTCGGTTGTCCCGCGGTCGTCATGGGAACCGTGGCTTGTCTTCCGAAAACCTTGTGAGGGACGGGTCCGAGACAATTTGCTCAAATGGAAAGCAGGGGCCTTGCGCCGACCCTCGAAGGACGCACCTTTTCGAGATCTCATCCAATCGGGGGTTGCACCGAGGGTGGAAAGAGACATCGCTTGTCATCCATCGCTAAAACCTCAAGCCTTCATCCGCCAAATCGTTCGCGCTGTGCTCCCTTTTGAAACAGGCGTGATTCTGGACCCTTTCATGGGATCCGGGTCGGCAATCGCAGCTGCAGAACAACAAGGTTTACGAAGCGTCGGACTTGAAATGTCCCCGGAGTACTTCGCAATGGCGCAGCGGGCGATTCCGCAACTTGCAAAAATTCGAGTTCAGAATCACCGAAACGGAAACTAA
- a CDS encoding DUF262 domain-containing protein, protein MNFESTQQNVAWFRDRYLEGTLIIKPPFQRKPVWAARQKCSLVESILMDLPVPEIYIQQTTTPEGKVTYAIVDGQQRTRAVLQFLGAEIDPEEKDFNKFTLDKLEPNSEWRNKTINDLNPDEKKKLYGYKFAVRYLNTEDDEQVRDMFRRLNKFLTPLKPQELRHATFSGPFVKLIEKLADIEYWAENKIVSTASIRRMGDVEFVSELMIGTLHGPQGGSAAVLDEYYRQYEDYEDEFPEQRKGHRLFDRTLEMIQKVLPDIKATRWSNKTDFYTLFIAAASLLRSHDFSEKKRTNVRKALNEFEAEVDARLADEDAKASDGAVNYVRAVEKGANDKPRRAVRHAVMVEILTPFTHSRKTHS, encoded by the coding sequence ATGAACTTCGAATCAACGCAACAAAATGTAGCCTGGTTTCGCGACCGATATTTGGAGGGAACGCTGATAATCAAACCTCCGTTTCAAAGAAAACCTGTTTGGGCCGCTCGACAGAAATGCTCTTTGGTCGAATCCATACTCATGGACTTGCCCGTACCGGAGATCTACATCCAACAGACAACTACGCCTGAGGGGAAAGTCACTTACGCAATCGTAGATGGACAACAGCGGACTCGAGCAGTGCTCCAATTCCTCGGGGCTGAAATCGACCCTGAGGAAAAGGACTTCAACAAATTCACTCTTGATAAGCTTGAGCCAAACTCCGAATGGCGGAACAAGACTATCAACGATCTCAACCCAGACGAAAAAAAGAAGCTCTACGGATACAAGTTCGCCGTGCGTTATCTGAACACTGAAGATGACGAACAAGTACGTGACATGTTTCGTCGCCTGAACAAGTTCTTGACGCCTCTCAAACCTCAGGAGCTTAGACACGCGACGTTTTCAGGTCCGTTTGTGAAACTGATCGAAAAGCTTGCAGATATCGAGTATTGGGCTGAAAACAAAATCGTCTCTACGGCATCAATTCGGCGCATGGGAGACGTGGAGTTCGTGAGCGAATTGATGATTGGAACGCTGCACGGGCCGCAAGGCGGGAGTGCGGCGGTTCTCGACGAGTACTACCGCCAGTACGAAGACTATGAAGATGAATTCCCCGAGCAGCGGAAGGGTCACAGGCTGTTCGACCGAACACTCGAAATGATTCAGAAGGTTCTCCCCGACATCAAAGCTACGCGTTGGAGCAACAAGACGGATTTCTACACACTTTTTATTGCCGCTGCGAGTCTCCTTAGATCACATGACTTTTCTGAAAAAAAGCGCACGAACGTGCGAAAAGCGTTGAACGAATTTGAAGCCGAAGTTGATGCACGTTTGGCAGACGAAGACGCGAAGGCAAGTGACGGAGCCGTGAATTACGTACGGGCCGTCGAAAAGGGCGCAAACGACAAGCCGCGCAGGGCCGTGCGGCATGCCGTCATGGTGGAAATCCTCACTCCATTCACTCATTCCCGGAAAACTCACTCATGA